The Wolbachia endosymbiont of Spodoptera picta genome segment TCTAGGAGAAGCTATAACATTTATTGAAAGAACCTTAGAAGTAAAAGATAGGTTACAGGATTACTATCTAGTAGAGTTAGCACAAACATTGGGCTATCTTCCATTAGCTTTGACACAAGCAACAGCATATATTAAACAAGAAAAGATTAATGTTAGTGAATATCTAAAACTCTATAATGAAGAAATGAAAAAACCGAATCCTGATTGTCTCGAGGCGCTAGGTCTCACCAAAGAATTATTTATAACTTTGACGCTTAACCTTAATAAAATAAGAAGAGAAAAAAATGTTGGGCAGCAATCGCATGATATTGTATCATATATGGCTTACTTGGATCCCAATCAAATTGATATAGAAGAAATTTTCCTCCAGAAGAAATCAGAAAAAGGTAAGCAACAAGTTTTGGATGCTCTTAATCTACTCAATAAGTTTTCAGTGATTGAGCTGGAGGAGTCAATAGCAAGAGTTCATAAAGGGATACAAAAAACAGTAAGAGTAGAGAAAGAACGAACAGGAATAGAAGAAGAAACTTTAAGAGAAATGATGACATCATTTTGCATTATAAATCCGAATAACATTATATCTGTTTGGAGTCATGCAAGTAAATATGACAGATTAGTTAATGAATTTATTGATTCTATTTATGATAGAAGTACTATCTTACATTTACTAGCCAAAGATGGTAATGAAGAAGTTATTAAGCTGATATTAGAGAAAATAGAACCTAATAAATTAAGCAAAATTATTAATGCTATTGATGAAAGGAATTTTACTTCTTTAGATTATGCTATCATACATGGTCACTTAGGTACTGTTCAGCATCTTGTAAGGAAAGGGGGTGATGTAAATCTAAATAACACAAAAGGTATGAATCCTTTGCACTTTGCTGCCGTATATGGTCACTTAGATATTGCTAAATACCTTGTAGCGCAAGGGGCTATAATAAAATCATTAAACAAAGATAGTATGTGTCCTTTGCACTTTGCTGCTATATATGGTCACTTAGATATTATTAAATACCTTGTAGAGGAAGGAGCTAGTATAAATATAAAGGATAAAAATAACATGCGTCCTCTGCACTATGCTGCAGGTTATGGTAGCTTAAGTGTAATAGAAAAGCTTATAGAGGGAGGGGCTGATGTTAATGCTAAGAACAATAATGGCAATACTCCTTTGCATTGGGCTGTTAAAAGCAGTCATTTAGAAGTAGCTAAATTTCTTATAAGTAATCATGCTGACGTTAACGCTAAAAATAAAGATGGTTGGACATCTTTGCACTTTGCAGCTGCTTATGGCAATTTAAATATAGTTAAGCTCATTCTTGATAAAAGTGATTATGTTGATGCTAGAGGAGCTTTAGCCGTGGCAAATACGCTTAATGAAGAAGACAGCTTAGAAATACGAAACCTTCTAGAAGGAAGAATAAGAAGAAATGAAGAAATCACCCAACATCTTAACTTACAAGAAGAAAGCAGCTTCCTATCAACACGTGTCCATAATCGCCGTAGTATTGTAAAAGAAGATGAAAATTCATTGCAAAATGATAAGATAGGTCCTAATAAAATAGGAGTTACAAGCGGAACAAGTAAGCCATCTTCATTTATCAATATTTTTGCTTACACTACGGTAGATACTATGAAAGGTATTTTTCAGTTTGTTTCTTCTCCTTTTAAGGCAGCTATAAGTATGGAACCTTCTAAAGCTATTACAGTTCAAGGTATTGATAACAACGGTATACTTCTTTTATTAGATGTATTTATAAGGAAAATCACAGGTCAGAAGTATATTTCCACAGTAGTTCAGTCTATATCACAATTAGAAGCACAGGGCTATGCATTAAATATTATAGAGGAATTTGAGAAAGTAGTAGAGCAAGCTGCATTAAAAAGTGGGATATCAATACATCGGTTAAATATTGATTGTGTAGAAATGCAGAAAGAGGTTACTGCAAAAATCACGGGTGGTAAGTTTAATGAGATTTCAGGATTTTTAAACTCATATGTAGAGCAAGCATGCCACGATAGAGAAACAGGTAAGTTAAGTCCAAAGAAGTTTAACAAATTTATGATTGTATTTAATAAGGAACTAGATTTAATAGTAAATCAATCAATGCAACAGATATTACACAATAGAGATAGTACATTAGAAGTTGAAGAACAGCAAATAAACTTAGAGCCTCAAAGTTATTTAAGTAATACTTCTGTTCAAGGTCATTTAATTCAGGATAGAGGTTTAATCAATCAAGGTAAGGCTTAATTCCTTAGCTTTTTGATTTCATCTAGTAAAAGGTTGGTAATTTGATCTTATAACATCAATGGGCACACCAGCCTTTATTTTGTATGCATTCAAGCAATGTGTGACTACTTATGCAACCTAAAAAAATAATCATACACTGTCTTCCATGGAGGAAAATCTTTTGCTCTACTGGCAAATACCTTTCATTATGTATTGTATAACATTAATAATTGTTCCTATTTTGTGCTTTCTTGGCCACACCTTGTGCAACTCTTGGCTCAAGAAATTTCCATTCTTTGTCACTTACATCACCTGGATATATTTTTTACTGATCCTATCATATTATCTTCCTGATTTTCTTTCAAGATATGTTCTAAAAAGTAGAATCCGTTCAGCAGGGTGACAAAATAAGATAGAAAAGACAGCCATAGAAATAAATGGTGTCATCCCAATATGATGCTTTCTCTGTCATCCCAGTACTTGACACTGGAATGACACCATTTTTGCTTCGATATTTACACATTAGCCATGCATCTGAACGGATACAAAAGTAGAATTTACAATTCTATCTAAAAGGATACCGAAAAAGAGCAGGAGTCCTATCTGGAAATTATTTTTAAATATGGACATGCATTGATTAGAATCGTCTGGATTGAAATTTTTGTGTTGGTGGTGAAATATGAATCCTATGGCAAGTAAAGCAATATAAAAGATGTTATTTAATGATGATAGTATACCAGCGTACAACCATGCCATTAAGGATATTAAATAAAATCTTTTCAACCAAGATTTTGTTGTATTGCCAAAATATAATGCAGTAGATTTCATTCCTAATTTCTCATCATCTTTTTTATCTTGATGAGCGTATATAGTATCATAACTAAGCGTCCAAAAGACGCATCCTATATAAAATAGCAAGGATTCTATGCTAATCTGGTCTGTTATTGCTGCTGAACCCATGAGTGATCCCATGTTGAAAGTAAACCCTAAAAATAATTGTGGCCACCAAACGTAACGCTTTAGCAAGGGATAGATAACTATCATGCACATTGAAATTATTCCAAGTATAAGAGTAGTTTTATTGGTTAATAATAAGATTACCAGGGCAATAGACAGTAACAGTGAAAGTAAAGCCAAAGCCTGCTTTATGTTTAATGCACCACTTGCAAGTGGTCTGTATTTTGTTCGTTCAACGTGTGCATCTATTTCTCTATCGAAGATATCATTGATTATGCATCCTGCGGGTCTCATTAAAAATGCACCTATAGTAAACAAAACAAGGAGAAAAAGAGCTTGATACGATAGAAAAGTTGAGGCTAAAAGAATGCCGCTTAAGCTAGAAAATAGCACAAGCCATAAACCTGTTAAACTGTGTATTCTCATTAATGAGAAATAATGGTTGAAATACATTAATTAAGTGTGATTATGTAATATTTTGCTTACATTGACAAAATTATCGAATGCTAAATCAGGCTTAAAAACTAACTCAGGTATAAATCGCAAATCAACATAACATAATATAGATTTACGTATTGACCATGCAGATTGGTTCATTTCATTAACAACAGTGCTGATATCATCATTATCATTTTGGATGTTTAATGAAGATAACACAATATATACATCTGCTTTCTTCAAATCTTTGCTTAGCTTTACATCAGATACTACTACTTTTTCATTAAGAACATTACCTTCCATTAAGACTTTTGATATTGCCCTATGTAATACCGATGCTACTTTTAGGTTTCTAATTTCCTTTTTCATATTCAACTACTATAACGTCCTTTCTTCTTGCACTAATTGATAAGCTTCCAAAATATCTCCAACTTTAATATCGATATTACCCTCTAGCGATATTCCGCATTCAAAGTTTACACCTACTTCTTTAACGTCATCTTTAAATCTACGTAGTGCTTTTAACTTTCCTTCATGCACCAATTTGCTGCCACGTACTACCTTAATTAAAGAATCTTTTTTTATAACTCCATC includes the following:
- the ubiA gene encoding 4-hydroxybenzoate octaprenyltransferase is translated as MYFNHYFSLMRIHSLTGLWLVLFSSLSGILLASTFLSYQALFLLVLFTIGAFLMRPAGCIINDIFDREIDAHVERTKYRPLASGALNIKQALALLSLLLSIALVILLLTNKTTLILGIISMCMIVIYPLLKRYVWWPQLFLGFTFNMGSLMGSAAITDQISIESLLFYIGCVFWTLSYDTIYAHQDKKDDEKLGMKSTALYFGNTTKSWLKRFYLISLMAWLYAGILSSLNNIFYIALLAIGFIFHHQHKNFNPDDSNQCMSIFKNNFQIGLLLFFGILLDRIVNSTFVSVQMHG
- a CDS encoding ankyrin repeat domain-containing protein, which translates into the protein MLGKENIGEQVADNQMDYVDAGSAIVDYENILSSEELQCGRSQESPRVTRSSSIGSSSTSTDDEEMFSCISITSDEIVKKATFFVKTFVKEFEEKLSECSKEAKPGSKVRKTGKVVAKVVSTVGNYIPPSVEKVGTSQVMECVSFISTNQHRKKAKIFSTIVAPSEGNLRKILIEAGLEIFQSFEKQFTKIVDTNQLSYNRGIEKLAMDTVSRVINYTTSCNEKGEFPNLHITKGVILGKSKRKYPFTTRTGHQVKDKQSGEMLMTSELYEKVGIEKAEGEIIKYYQLKEHDFAEKYGYRLPFKWELESWEELEQKYVLSETSKKREYVRILDEEKKKGLASSILKEINENDSAKKKDIQELREEIRNLRILHEKEGKNTFSFNLGYLPKFFIKREVMLDELKKKLDSKNQEVELSRMVLINGEYGTGKSELARSYAYSKESNIWTKVIWINAKTYDTLFNSFRNLAKELEIPTENDNDMDFNVVRDREIESIVQDVYQYFRDVKSLFIFDNTSKYKEIEKFLPSYFPNLFFHGEKPYVLITSRSKNWEKEIEKTQLNDGFSLGEAITFIERTLEVKDRLQDYYLVELAQTLGYLPLALTQATAYIKQEKINVSEYLKLYNEEMKKPNPDCLEALGLTKELFITLTLNLNKIRREKNVGQQSHDIVSYMAYLDPNQIDIEEIFLQKKSEKGKQQVLDALNLLNKFSVIELEESIARVHKGIQKTVRVEKERTGIEEETLREMMTSFCIINPNNIISVWSHASKYDRLVNEFIDSIYDRSTILHLLAKDGNEEVIKLILEKIEPNKLSKIINAIDERNFTSLDYAIIHGHLGTVQHLVRKGGDVNLNNTKGMNPLHFAAVYGHLDIAKYLVAQGAIIKSLNKDSMCPLHFAAIYGHLDIIKYLVEEGASINIKDKNNMRPLHYAAGYGSLSVIEKLIEGGADVNAKNNNGNTPLHWAVKSSHLEVAKFLISNHADVNAKNKDGWTSLHFAAAYGNLNIVKLILDKSDYVDARGALAVANTLNEEDSLEIRNLLEGRIRRNEEITQHLNLQEESSFLSTRVHNRRSIVKEDENSLQNDKIGPNKIGVTSGTSKPSSFINIFAYTTVDTMKGIFQFVSSPFKAAISMEPSKAITVQGIDNNGILLLLDVFIRKITGQKYISTVVQSISQLEAQGYALNIIEEFEKVVEQAALKSGISIHRLNIDCVEMQKEVTAKITGGKFNEISGFLNSYVEQACHDRETGKLSPKKFNKFMIVFNKELDLIVNQSMQQILHNRDSTLEVEEQQINLEPQSYLSNTSVQGHLIQDRGLINQGKA
- a CDS encoding ribosome-binding factor A, with the translated sequence MKKEIRNLKVASVLHRAISKVLMEGNVLNEKVVVSDVKLSKDLKKADVYIVLSSLNIQNDNDDISTVVNEMNQSAWSIRKSILCYVDLRFIPELVFKPDLAFDNFVNVSKILHNHT